In the Malaclemys terrapin pileata isolate rMalTer1 chromosome 12, rMalTer1.hap1, whole genome shotgun sequence genome, one interval contains:
- the LOC128846028 gene encoding LOW QUALITY PROTEIN: olfactory receptor 6B1-like (The sequence of the model RefSeq protein was modified relative to this genomic sequence to represent the inferred CDS: substituted 2 bases at 2 genomic stop codons): MGEIETTADAEQGNQTSITGFLLLGFGNLHELRILLFLLILVIYIVTMGVNILIVVLVVADHHLHTLMYFFLRNLPFLETCYTSTILPRMLDSLLTGDRTISFAECLLQFDIFGSLLATECCLLLAMSYDWYLAICKPLPYAACMNNGFSFXLAAGSXLSGFVTSTVTACWISQMIFCGPNKIDHFFCDYTPLIKLSCSQMVLVAFLLTSIITLPPFLLTLTTYVCIITTILRIPSSSGRRKAFSTCSSHLILVTIFYGTLIIVYMLPDTATLRDLNKVFSVFYTALTPLANPLIYSLRNKEVKEALKKALSKTMTFITNHKLGIYSKLY, encoded by the exons ATGG GTGAGATAGAAACCACGGCAGATGCAGAACAGGGAAATCAAACATCCATTACGGGATTCCTCCTCCTGGGCTTTGGGAATCTCCATGAACTGCgaattcttctcttcctgctcaTTCTAGTGATCTACATTGTGACCATGGGTGTGAACATTCTCATTGTTGTGTTAGTTGTGGCTGATCATCACCTTCATACCctcatgtacttcttcctgaggAACTTGCCCttcttggagacctgctacacctccaccatcctgccaaGGATGCTGGACAGTCTCTTGACTGGAGACAGAACCATTTCATTTGCTGAATGCCTCCTACAATTTGATATATTTGGTTCTCTGTTAGCTACTGAATGTTGTCTTTTATTAGCGATGTCTTATGATTGGTATTTAGCAATATGTAAACCACTGCCTTATGCAGCCTGTATGAATAATGGATTTTCCTTCTAGCTAGCAGCTGGGTCTTAGTTAAGTGGCTTTGTCACCAGCACCGTCACAGCATGTTGGATATCACAAATGATTTTCTGTGGTCCCAATaaaattgaccatttcttttgtgattaCACCCCGTTGATCAAACTGTCCTGCAGCCAGATGGTTCTTGTGGCCTTCCTTCTCACCTCCATAATTACCCTGCCCCCATTTCTATTAACCCTCACAACTTACGTTTGTATCATCACaaccatcctgagaatcccttccagCAGTGGGAGGcgaaaggccttttccacctgctcctctcacctcatcctggtgacaattttctatggaACCCTGATCATTGTCTACATGCTCCCAGATACTGCTACACTGCGAGACCTGaacaaagtgttctctgtctTCTACACTGCCCTGACTCCCCTGGccaaccccctcatctacagcctgagaaacaaggagGTCAAGGAGGCCCTGAAAAAAGCTCTAAGTAAGACTATGACTTTTATAACCAATCACAAACTAGGCATTTACTCTAAGTTGTATTAA